In the Constrictibacter sp. MBR-5 genome, one interval contains:
- a CDS encoding glutathione S-transferase family protein, whose translation MAKPTLTISSKNYSSWSLRGWLLCRMAGLDVAEQVMPISDPSTRAELLHLSPSFLVPKLTHDGVSVWGALAIAEYLHETFPKAGLLPAEKAARAHCRSISGEMAGGFSNLRSALSMNIKAHHPGFRVWAGAQADIERVVTIWKECLSAYRGPFLFGDAPTMADAMYAPVCSRFVTYDVKLDQVCAGYRDRIIAMPAMAEWLDAARAEPDEVEELEIEF comes from the coding sequence ATGGCGAAGCCCACGCTGACGATCAGCAGCAAGAACTACTCTTCCTGGTCCCTCCGCGGCTGGCTGCTGTGCAGGATGGCGGGCCTGGACGTGGCCGAACAGGTGATGCCCATCAGCGACCCGAGCACCCGTGCCGAACTCCTGCATCTGTCGCCGTCCTTCCTGGTGCCGAAGCTGACGCACGACGGGGTTTCGGTCTGGGGTGCGCTGGCCATCGCCGAATATCTGCACGAGACGTTCCCGAAGGCCGGCCTGCTTCCCGCCGAGAAGGCGGCGCGCGCGCACTGCCGCTCGATCAGCGGCGAGATGGCTGGCGGGTTCAGCAACCTCCGCTCGGCACTGTCCATGAACATCAAGGCCCATCATCCGGGCTTCAGGGTCTGGGCGGGCGCGCAGGCGGATATCGAGCGGGTCGTGACCATCTGGAAGGAATGCCTCTCGGCGTATCGTGGGCCCTTCCTGTTCGGCGACGCGCCGACAATGGCCGACGCCATGTATGCCCCGGTGTGCAGCCGGTTCGTGACCTACGACGTGAAGCTCGACCAGGTGTGCGCCGGCTACCGCGACCGGATCATCGCCATGCCCGCCATGGCCGAGTGGCTCGATGCGGCCCGTGCGGAACCGGACGAGGTCGAGGAACTCGAGATCGAGTTCTGA
- a CDS encoding diguanylate cyclase, with the protein MTAPSHFPSDTHDVRAAAWTVAALLAALAISLAAGGHGLFGTMGVAATVTGVGAGFELLTAVLLIARASRAEGASLALVGGAFLFAGVLSTAAAVGVSLSSDGVAALDSHRGLLMWRHVGFAAFAASAALLPLSDAADRTIGRSLLLLVAALAVVLGAAAIWVTANFGIAPGSVGTWLAVASALAMVAIATRGRRGEQRWLCVALVAGLCGLTLEVTEGYSIAVVAFGLLGSAALVPALVADDVHTAARMSGLVDTLEHAAGVDPLTELGNRRVFDRRLAEEWRRAARTGRSLSILMVDVDRFKRINDTLGHIAGDDVLKRIAGCLQASARRAGDLVARFGGDEFVVLLPEANGDQAARVAELMRSCVLEAQFAGDAAAGLPVTISIGTATVVPQAEGDPQALVKKADEALLEAKRSGRDRVIAA; encoded by the coding sequence GTGACCGCTCCGTCCCACTTTCCGTCCGATACGCACGATGTCCGTGCCGCGGCATGGACCGTCGCCGCCCTGCTCGCGGCACTGGCGATCAGCCTCGCTGCCGGTGGCCATGGATTGTTCGGGACGATGGGCGTCGCGGCGACGGTCACCGGCGTCGGTGCCGGTTTCGAGTTGTTGACCGCCGTGCTGCTGATCGCGCGCGCGTCGCGCGCCGAGGGGGCGTCCCTGGCGCTCGTCGGCGGCGCTTTCCTCTTTGCGGGCGTACTGTCGACGGCGGCGGCGGTGGGCGTATCGCTCTCCAGCGACGGTGTCGCAGCGCTCGATAGCCACCGGGGTCTCCTGATGTGGCGGCATGTCGGCTTCGCCGCTTTCGCCGCCTCCGCGGCGCTCCTGCCGCTGTCGGATGCGGCGGATCGGACAATCGGCCGTTCCCTTCTCCTCCTCGTTGCCGCACTCGCGGTGGTGCTCGGTGCCGCGGCGATCTGGGTGACGGCCAACTTCGGCATCGCGCCCGGGAGTGTGGGCACTTGGCTGGCCGTGGCGTCGGCACTCGCCATGGTCGCGATCGCCACCCGCGGCCGACGTGGCGAACAGCGCTGGCTCTGTGTCGCGCTGGTGGCCGGGTTGTGCGGGCTCACGCTGGAGGTGACGGAAGGTTACAGCATCGCGGTCGTGGCTTTCGGGCTCCTGGGATCCGCGGCGCTGGTTCCGGCGCTGGTCGCGGACGACGTGCACACGGCAGCGCGCATGTCGGGTCTTGTGGATACGCTCGAGCACGCGGCCGGAGTCGACCCGCTGACGGAACTCGGCAACCGCCGGGTATTCGACCGGCGGCTCGCCGAGGAGTGGCGGCGCGCGGCGCGAACCGGCCGCTCCCTGTCCATCCTGATGGTCGATGTCGACCGCTTCAAACGGATCAACGACACGCTGGGCCACATCGCCGGAGACGATGTCCTGAAGCGCATCGCCGGCTGTCTCCAGGCTTCGGCGCGGCGGGCGGGCGACCTGGTCGCGCGGTTCGGCGGCGACGAGTTCGTCGTGCTGTTGCCGGAAGCGAACGGCGATCAGGCGGCTCGGGTCGCCGAACTGATGCGATCGTGCGTCCTGGAGGCCCAGTTCGCCGGTGATGCAGCCGCCGGCCTGCCTGTGACGATCTCCATCGGCACGGCTACCGTCGTGCCTCAGGCCGAGGGCGATCCACAGGCGCTGGTGAAAAAGGCCGACGAAGCGCTCCTGGAGGCGAAACGTTCAGGCCGCGACCGGGTGATCGCGGCCTGA
- a CDS encoding thiamine pyrophosphate-binding protein — MPQTPNTRSGGQVLADALYAHGVELAYCVAGESYLELLDALYDYRDRIRLVTCRQEGGAANMAEAYGKLTGKPGVVMVTRGPGACHAAIGCHTAFQDSTPMVMLVGQVARDQMDREAFQEIDYRRMFGQVAKWVAQIETADRIPEYLARAFHTATSGRPGPVVLALPEDMLRDHVAVADAARYQTVRANPGPADLETLRGMLAEAERPLMLVGGGGWSDAAAADIVAFAEANDIPTLCSFRRLDIFDNNHKNFCGDLSTGSNPKIIEAFKSSDLLVVVGARLGEITTQGYTLMSIPDTGRRLVHVHADSDELGRVFQPTLAIQSGMAQFAAAAKALAPVDAARRSAWTEARRADYEAWTTIPEYGGTLDLGVCMKEVRKRLAADGGVVTVDAGNFSGWPMRFLRYDRKVRFAGPTSGAMGYSVPAACSAALTFKDKLVLGFVGDGGFMMAPSELATAGQYGAKPIMLVFNNGMYGTIRAHQARHHPGRPIAIELVNPDFAALIRAYGGHGETVSKTEEFAPALDRAIASGRPAIIELRMDPDVISTTTTLSKMEAASRAAAAKGS, encoded by the coding sequence ATGCCCCAGACGCCCAATACCCGAAGCGGCGGACAGGTTCTCGCCGATGCACTCTACGCCCACGGCGTCGAACTGGCCTATTGCGTGGCGGGGGAGAGCTATCTCGAACTGCTCGACGCGCTCTACGACTATCGTGACCGCATCCGTCTCGTGACCTGCCGGCAGGAAGGCGGTGCCGCCAATATGGCCGAGGCCTACGGCAAGCTGACCGGCAAGCCGGGCGTCGTCATGGTCACCCGCGGTCCCGGCGCCTGCCATGCGGCGATCGGCTGCCACACCGCGTTCCAGGATTCGACGCCGATGGTCATGCTCGTCGGCCAGGTGGCGCGCGACCAGATGGACCGCGAGGCCTTCCAGGAGATCGACTACCGGCGGATGTTCGGGCAGGTCGCGAAGTGGGTGGCGCAGATCGAGACGGCGGACCGGATCCCGGAATATCTCGCCCGCGCCTTCCACACCGCCACGTCGGGCCGCCCGGGCCCCGTCGTCCTGGCGCTGCCGGAGGACATGCTGCGCGATCACGTCGCCGTCGCCGATGCGGCGCGCTATCAGACGGTGCGCGCCAATCCGGGCCCGGCGGACCTCGAAACCCTGCGCGGCATGCTGGCGGAGGCCGAGCGACCGCTGATGCTCGTCGGCGGTGGCGGCTGGAGCGATGCGGCCGCGGCCGACATCGTGGCGTTTGCCGAGGCGAACGACATTCCGACCCTGTGCTCGTTCCGCCGCCTCGACATCTTTGACAACAACCACAAGAACTTCTGCGGCGACCTCAGCACCGGATCCAATCCGAAGATCATCGAGGCGTTCAAGTCCTCCGACCTGCTGGTGGTCGTCGGCGCGCGGCTGGGTGAGATCACCACCCAGGGCTACACCCTGATGTCGATTCCGGACACCGGGCGCCGGCTGGTCCACGTTCACGCCGACTCGGACGAACTCGGCCGGGTGTTCCAGCCGACGCTGGCCATCCAGTCCGGGATGGCGCAGTTCGCGGCCGCGGCGAAGGCGCTGGCGCCCGTCGATGCGGCGCGGCGCAGCGCCTGGACCGAGGCCCGCCGCGCCGACTACGAGGCGTGGACGACCATTCCGGAATATGGCGGCACTCTGGATCTCGGCGTCTGCATGAAGGAGGTGCGCAAGCGCCTCGCGGCCGATGGCGGCGTCGTCACCGTCGATGCCGGCAACTTTTCCGGCTGGCCGATGCGCTTCCTGAGATACGACCGCAAGGTGCGCTTCGCCGGTCCGACGAGTGGGGCGATGGGTTACTCGGTCCCCGCCGCCTGTTCGGCCGCACTCACCTTCAAGGACAAGCTCGTCCTGGGCTTCGTCGGCGACGGCGGCTTCATGATGGCACCGTCGGAGCTGGCGACCGCCGGCCAGTACGGCGCGAAGCCGATCATGCTGGTCTTCAACAACGGCATGTACGGCACCATCCGCGCACATCAGGCGCGGCACCATCCCGGACGCCCGATCGCCATTGAACTGGTCAACCCCGACTTCGCGGCGCTGATCCGTGCCTATGGCGGCCACGGCGAGACGGTGTCGAAGACCGAGGAGTTCGCCCCGGCGCTCGACCGGGCCATCGCCTCCGGCCGGCCGGCGATCATCGAACTCCGGATGGACCCGGACGTCATCAGCACCACGACGACGCTGAGCAAGATGGAAGCGGCATCGCGCGCCGCTGCCGCAAAGGGATCGTGA
- a CDS encoding fumarylacetoacetate hydrolase family protein produces the protein MKLLRYGPAGAEKPGMLDSAGTIRDLSAIIADLTPAAIGSDGLDRLREIDPATLPKVDGAPRMGVPLAGIGKIVAIGLNYSDHAAETGNPIPKEPIVFMKATSSLTGPSGPVVIPKKSQKLDWEVELGVVIGRTTQYVTEADALSYVAGYVLANDISEREWQIERGGQWTKGKSGDTFCPLGPWLVTADEVKDPQKLSLFLDVNGERRQTGTTDKMIFGVAHIISYLSQMMTLQPGDVIVTGTPPGVGAGHKPPIFLKPGDEMHLGIEGLGEQRCPVVAWEDRPR, from the coding sequence ATGAAACTCCTGCGCTACGGCCCGGCCGGGGCCGAAAAGCCCGGCATGCTCGACAGTGCGGGAACGATCCGCGATCTCTCCGCGATCATCGCCGACCTCACGCCCGCGGCGATCGGGTCGGACGGGCTGGATCGCCTGCGCGAGATCGATCCGGCGACGCTGCCGAAGGTGGACGGTGCGCCACGGATGGGCGTACCGCTCGCCGGCATCGGGAAGATCGTGGCGATCGGGCTGAACTACAGCGACCACGCGGCCGAGACGGGCAACCCGATCCCGAAGGAGCCGATCGTCTTCATGAAGGCTACCAGTTCTCTGACCGGCCCCTCCGGCCCGGTCGTCATCCCGAAAAAATCGCAGAAGCTGGACTGGGAGGTCGAGCTCGGCGTGGTGATCGGGCGGACGACCCAGTACGTCACAGAGGCCGACGCCCTGAGCTACGTCGCCGGCTATGTCCTCGCCAACGACATTTCCGAACGCGAATGGCAGATCGAGCGCGGCGGCCAGTGGACCAAGGGCAAGAGCGGCGACACCTTTTGTCCGCTCGGCCCCTGGCTCGTCACCGCGGACGAGGTGAAAGATCCGCAGAAGCTCTCGCTGTTCCTCGACGTCAACGGCGAGCGCCGCCAGACCGGCACGACCGACAAGATGATCTTCGGGGTGGCGCACATCATCAGCTACCTGAGCCAAATGATGACGCTGCAGCCCGGCGACGTGATCGTCACGGGAACGCCGCCGGGCGTCGGCGCAGGGCACAAGCCGCCGATCTTCCTGAAGCCCGGCGACGAGATGCATCTGGGGATCGAGGGCCTGGGCGAGCAGCGCTGCCCCGTGGTCGCCTGGGAAGACCGCCCGCGGTAG
- a CDS encoding enoyl-CoA hydratase-related protein has protein sequence MAKQYTDVAVTHDGMVATVEIQRPPNNFFDNALINAIADAFEDVDADPNLRAIVLCSQGKTFCAGADFSKRDLNATATGGGGKHLYKEATRLFRSKTPVVAAVHGAAIGGGLGLAVMADFRVTCSEARFSANFTRLGFHPGFALTYTLPRLVGQQQANLLFYTGRRISGDEAVRIGLADVLVAQDQVRSAAQELAKELAESAPLAVISVRETMRRGYADAAEAATERELTEQSWLTQTADMKEGVKAYAERRLPNFQGK, from the coding sequence ATGGCCAAGCAGTATACCGATGTCGCCGTTACCCACGACGGCATGGTCGCGACCGTCGAGATCCAGCGTCCGCCGAACAACTTCTTCGACAACGCCCTGATCAACGCCATCGCCGACGCCTTCGAGGACGTCGACGCCGACCCCAACCTGCGCGCGATCGTCCTCTGCTCCCAGGGCAAGACCTTCTGCGCCGGCGCGGACTTCTCAAAGCGCGACCTGAACGCGACTGCCACGGGCGGCGGCGGCAAGCACCTCTACAAGGAGGCGACGCGCCTGTTCCGGTCGAAGACCCCGGTCGTGGCGGCGGTGCACGGTGCGGCCATCGGCGGCGGCCTCGGCCTCGCGGTGATGGCGGACTTCCGCGTCACCTGCTCGGAAGCCCGCTTCAGCGCCAACTTCACGCGCCTCGGGTTCCACCCCGGTTTCGCGCTGACCTACACCCTGCCGCGTCTCGTCGGCCAGCAGCAGGCGAACCTGCTCTTCTACACCGGCCGCCGCATCTCCGGCGACGAGGCGGTGCGCATCGGCCTCGCCGACGTGCTGGTGGCGCAGGACCAGGTCCGCTCCGCCGCGCAGGAACTCGCCAAGGAACTGGCCGAGTCGGCGCCGCTCGCGGTGATCTCGGTGCGCGAGACCATGCGTCGCGGCTACGCCGATGCGGCCGAGGCGGCGACGGAGCGCGAGCTGACCGAGCAGAGCTGGCTCACCCAGACCGCCGACATGAAGGAAGGCGTGAAGGCCTACGCCGAGCGCCGCCTGCCCAACTTCCAGGGCAAGTAA
- a CDS encoding acyl-CoA dehydrogenase family protein — MTVELSEEHAMLRDLVAKFVDRELMPLETAVLARERSGQSIGLTPEEEGPLLAKCRELGLWALDAPEAFGGADLPAVALMPVNEELGRTVTPFTFPPDSPNLHMLMQVATDEQKRKYLEPYAKGEAKSAIAISEPGAGGDPAGMMTRAVKDGGDWVINGRKIWISRIPHADFTIVMALTDPEKRARGGITAFIVEKDTPGLIIEREIPMLGGHRTYEVVFEDCRVPESQVLGPVGQGFAPMQLRLTIRRLQMGAWCVGMARRALQMMCEHAKQRVTFGAKLADRQAVQWWIADAATKIHACRLMVMDAAAKQDAGQDVRTEASMIKVWGTEMAAEVIDHAMQTFGAMGVTKELPLQLMAQKVRVMRVYEGPSEVHRMVIARRTLAQFG, encoded by the coding sequence ATGACGGTGGAGCTGTCCGAAGAGCACGCGATGCTGCGCGATCTGGTCGCCAAATTCGTCGACCGCGAACTGATGCCGCTGGAGACGGCGGTGCTCGCGCGCGAGCGCAGCGGCCAGTCCATCGGGCTGACGCCCGAGGAGGAGGGACCGCTCCTCGCCAAATGCAGGGAACTCGGCCTCTGGGCGCTCGACGCGCCGGAAGCGTTCGGCGGCGCCGACCTGCCGGCGGTGGCGCTGATGCCGGTCAACGAGGAACTCGGCCGCACGGTGACGCCCTTCACCTTTCCGCCGGACTCGCCGAACCTGCACATGCTGATGCAGGTCGCGACCGACGAGCAGAAGCGGAAATACCTGGAACCCTACGCCAAGGGCGAGGCCAAGTCGGCGATCGCGATCTCCGAGCCCGGCGCCGGCGGCGACCCGGCCGGCATGATGACGCGCGCGGTCAAGGACGGTGGCGATTGGGTCATCAACGGCCGCAAGATCTGGATCAGCCGCATTCCGCATGCCGACTTCACCATCGTCATGGCGCTGACCGACCCGGAGAAGCGCGCCCGCGGCGGCATCACCGCCTTCATCGTCGAGAAGGACACACCCGGCCTGATCATCGAGCGCGAGATCCCGATGCTCGGCGGCCATCGCACCTATGAGGTGGTGTTCGAGGACTGCCGCGTGCCGGAGAGCCAGGTGCTGGGTCCGGTCGGGCAGGGCTTCGCGCCGATGCAGCTGCGCCTCACCATCCGGCGCCTGCAGATGGGCGCCTGGTGCGTCGGCATGGCGCGCCGCGCGCTGCAGATGATGTGCGAGCACGCCAAGCAGCGCGTCACCTTCGGCGCCAAGCTCGCCGACCGGCAGGCCGTCCAGTGGTGGATCGCCGACGCCGCGACTAAGATCCACGCCTGCCGGCTGATGGTCATGGACGCCGCCGCAAAGCAGGACGCCGGCCAGGACGTCCGCACCGAGGCGTCGATGATCAAGGTCTGGGGCACGGAGATGGCGGCCGAAGTGATCGACCACGCGATGCAGACCTTCGGCGCCATGGGCGTCACCAAGGAGTTGCCTTTGCAGCTGATGGCGCAGAAGGTCCGCGTCATGCGCGTCTACGAGGGCCCGTCCGAGGTGCACCGCATGGTGATCGCCCGCCGCACGCTCGCCCAGTTCGGCTGA
- the phaZ gene encoding polyhydroxyalkanoate depolymerase: protein MLYSAYQAHADVMDPVRALAGVTSSALRRTADLMPCNPFLRSFVALNDMVARSRLTHHRPSFGISSVKVGNREVAVKERAAFATPFGTLLHFQKDIDATQPRVLLVAPMSGHFATLLRATVETLLPEHDVYITDWHNARDVPLSAGRFGLDEYVDHVVRFLEEIGPGGHIIAVCQPCVQALAAVSVMSEDKNPATPRSMTLMAGPIDTRVSPTKVNELSTSHPIEWFERNLITRVPPRYRGGGRRVYPGFLQVSAFLGMNLSRHVRAHLDLFDSLATGDSAKANVTKTFYDEYFAVLDLPAEFYLETVKDVFQRHLLPKGELTWHGRKVDPSAIRRTAMLTVEGERDDICAPGQTLAAHDLCSRLPPFKKGHHLQPSVGHYGVFSGRRWNNEVYPLVRNLILSND, encoded by the coding sequence ATGCTCTACTCAGCCTATCAGGCGCACGCCGATGTCATGGACCCCGTTCGCGCGTTGGCGGGCGTCACGAGTTCGGCGCTGCGGCGCACGGCGGACCTGATGCCCTGCAACCCGTTCCTGCGCAGCTTCGTCGCACTGAACGATATGGTGGCGCGTTCGCGCCTGACCCACCACAGGCCGTCGTTCGGGATCAGCAGCGTCAAGGTCGGCAACCGCGAGGTGGCGGTGAAGGAGCGGGCGGCGTTCGCGACACCTTTCGGCACACTGCTGCACTTCCAGAAGGATATCGATGCGACACAACCACGCGTTCTGCTGGTCGCCCCGATGTCCGGGCACTTCGCGACGCTGCTGCGCGCAACCGTAGAGACGCTGCTGCCGGAGCACGACGTCTACATCACCGACTGGCACAACGCGCGGGACGTACCCCTCTCCGCCGGACGGTTCGGCCTGGACGAGTATGTCGACCATGTCGTCCGCTTCCTGGAAGAGATCGGCCCCGGCGGGCACATCATCGCGGTCTGCCAGCCGTGCGTGCAGGCGCTGGCAGCCGTCTCCGTCATGTCGGAGGACAAGAACCCCGCGACGCCGCGCAGCATGACGCTCATGGCCGGGCCGATCGACACGCGCGTTTCGCCGACCAAGGTGAACGAACTGTCGACGTCGCATCCGATCGAGTGGTTCGAACGCAACCTCATCACCCGCGTCCCGCCGCGCTATCGCGGCGGCGGCCGGAGGGTCTACCCGGGCTTTCTGCAGGTCAGCGCGTTCCTGGGGATGAACCTGAGCCGCCACGTGCGCGCGCACCTCGACCTCTTCGACAGCCTGGCGACCGGCGACAGCGCCAAGGCGAACGTCACGAAGACCTTCTACGACGAATACTTCGCCGTGCTCGACCTGCCCGCCGAGTTCTACCTGGAGACCGTGAAGGACGTGTTTCAGCGTCATCTCCTGCCGAAGGGCGAACTGACGTGGCACGGCCGCAAGGTCGATCCCTCGGCCATTCGCAGGACCGCCATGCTGACTGTGGAAGGCGAGCGCGACGACATCTGCGCGCCCGGCCAGACCCTCGCCGCCCACGATCTCTGCTCGCGCCTGCCGCCCTTCAAGAAGGGACATCACCTGCAGCCGAGCGTCGGTCACTACGGCGTCTTCAGCGGCCGGCGCTGGAACAACGAGGTCTATCCCCTCGTGCGCAACCTGATCCTCTCCAACGACTGA
- a CDS encoding pirin family protein codes for MSWQPCEQPTEHDVPPDPAVETVVVPRTSDLGGFTVRRALPSVRRRTVGGFVFLDQMGPTIFDSGKGIDVRPHPHIGLATFTYLLDGAILHRDSVGSIQPITPGAVNWMTAGRGIVHSERTAPELRTAPQPLYGLQLWVALPAAQEESDPGFAHYAADAIPSVEGDGVTARVVVGDGFGLRSPVATMSDLFFYDLRLAPGATASIPAEHLERALYLIEGRVELDGIEYDPGQLLVLAPGRPVEVRALTPARLAALGGEPLDGPRNIWWNFVSSRKDRIEQAKADWKRDRFGLPVPEETEFIPLPE; via the coding sequence GTGAGTTGGCAGCCTTGCGAACAGCCGACCGAGCACGACGTACCGCCGGATCCTGCCGTCGAGACCGTCGTCGTACCGCGCACCAGCGATCTGGGCGGCTTCACCGTCCGGCGCGCCCTGCCCTCCGTGCGGCGGCGGACGGTGGGCGGCTTCGTGTTCCTCGACCAGATGGGCCCGACGATCTTCGATTCGGGCAAGGGCATCGACGTGCGGCCGCACCCGCATATCGGGCTCGCCACCTTCACCTATCTGCTCGACGGCGCCATCCTGCACCGCGACAGCGTCGGCAGCATCCAGCCGATCACGCCGGGCGCGGTGAACTGGATGACCGCCGGGCGCGGCATCGTGCATTCCGAGCGGACGGCGCCGGAACTGCGGACCGCGCCGCAGCCGCTGTACGGGCTGCAGCTCTGGGTCGCGCTGCCGGCGGCGCAGGAGGAGAGCGATCCGGGCTTCGCCCACTATGCGGCCGACGCGATTCCCTCGGTCGAAGGCGACGGCGTGACGGCACGCGTCGTCGTCGGCGACGGGTTCGGCCTACGCTCGCCGGTCGCGACGATGTCCGACCTGTTCTTTTACGATCTGAGGCTGGCGCCGGGGGCGACTGCGTCGATACCGGCGGAGCATCTCGAGCGGGCGCTCTACCTGATCGAGGGCCGGGTCGAACTGGACGGGATCGAATACGATCCGGGCCAGCTGCTGGTGCTGGCGCCGGGGCGGCCCGTGGAGGTTCGCGCCCTCACCCCGGCACGGCTGGCAGCGCTGGGCGGCGAGCCGCTCGACGGTCCGCGCAACATCTGGTGGAACTTCGTCTCCAGCCGCAAGGACCGGATCGAACAGGCGAAAGCCGACTGGAAACGCGACCGCTTCGGCCTGCCGGTACCCGAGGAGACGGAGTTCATCCCGCTACCGGAATAA
- a CDS encoding CoA transferase — protein MPGPFAGLRVVDLTAVIVGPYASQFLGDMGADVVKVEPPEGDLARMAGPSRNPGMASHWIQTNRNKRDMVLDLKTAAGAEALRRLIRTADVFVHNMREEPLKRLGFDYDNVRALKPDIVYCNILGFGRKGRYAGQAAYDDVIQGASGLVALEAFGGRPARYVPMLIADKTAALFAAYGIAAALYHKLATGEGQEVEVPMFESMVSFTMLEHLWGSSFEPPLTPPGSDRHAKPERWPFATEDGHICVLPTSNRHWDGVFAAAGREDLKADARFVDRKTRMANRPFVNAELERIMATRTTAYWAKALAEAGVPCMPISSLDEVMTDGHLDDVGFWHLADHPTEGQIRLMNPPVRLSRTPAEIRTLPARFGEHTRAMLAELGYGEAEIDAMIATGAAKAETP, from the coding sequence ATGCCGGGACCGTTCGCAGGATTGCGTGTCGTCGACCTCACCGCGGTGATCGTCGGCCCCTATGCCAGCCAGTTCCTCGGCGACATGGGCGCCGACGTCGTCAAGGTCGAGCCACCCGAGGGGGACCTGGCGCGGATGGCCGGGCCCAGCCGCAACCCCGGCATGGCGTCGCACTGGATCCAGACCAACCGCAACAAGCGGGACATGGTGCTGGACCTGAAGACCGCGGCAGGCGCCGAGGCGCTGCGCCGCCTGATCCGCACCGCAGATGTCTTCGTCCACAACATGCGCGAAGAACCGCTGAAGCGTCTGGGCTTCGACTACGACAATGTCCGGGCGCTGAAGCCCGACATCGTCTACTGCAACATCCTGGGCTTCGGCCGGAAGGGCCGCTACGCCGGCCAGGCGGCCTATGACGACGTGATCCAGGGCGCGTCCGGTCTGGTCGCTCTGGAGGCATTCGGCGGGCGGCCGGCCAGATACGTGCCGATGCTGATCGCCGACAAGACGGCAGCCCTGTTCGCCGCCTACGGCATCGCGGCGGCGCTCTACCACAAGCTCGCCACCGGCGAAGGCCAGGAGGTCGAGGTGCCGATGTTCGAGAGCATGGTGTCCTTCACCATGCTGGAACATCTCTGGGGCAGCAGTTTCGAGCCGCCCCTCACCCCGCCCGGCTCCGACCGGCACGCCAAGCCGGAGCGCTGGCCGTTCGCCACCGAGGACGGCCACATCTGCGTCCTGCCGACCAGCAACCGGCACTGGGACGGCGTCTTCGCCGCGGCGGGCCGCGAGGACCTGAAAGCCGATGCGCGCTTCGTCGACCGCAAGACCCGTATGGCGAACCGGCCCTTCGTGAATGCCGAGCTGGAACGGATCATGGCCACCCGCACCACCGCCTACTGGGCCAAGGCCCTCGCCGAGGCGGGCGTGCCCTGCATGCCGATCTCCAGCCTCGACGAGGTGATGACGGACGGGCATCTCGACGATGTCGGCTTCTGGCATCTCGCCGACCATCCGACCGAGGGGCAGATCCGCCTGATGAACCCGCCGGTCCGGCTGAGCCGGACTCCCGCCGAGATCCGCACCCTGCCCGCCCGCTTCGGCGAACATACGCGCGCCATGCTGGCCGAGTTGGGCTACGGCGAGGCGGAAATCGATGCGATGATCGCAACGGGCGCAGCCAAGGCGGAGACTCCCTGA